The proteins below are encoded in one region of Hordeum vulgare subsp. vulgare chromosome 3H, MorexV3_pseudomolecules_assembly, whole genome shotgun sequence:
- the LOC123443945 gene encoding uncharacterized protein LOC123443945 isoform X2, translated as MKFKAHSRSLATDHGVPQKNTDGGDIVDEEDDEDDGDEDAMNVGVGLGAVADIIYTRGVVLNDGVEQMLGVVLTIEDGYIGSHFVHRLTPTNITSKLMKIPKKFFQQLNLASQGVVGICMGVGDVVPVGHHTDCDGQMVFDEEWGVFASVHQLQVGEAVVFNFKQSSAQGINIACIMNGLRLAEA; from the exons ATGAAGTTCAAAGCACATAGCCGCAG CCTTGCAACAGATCATGGGGTGCCACAAAAGAACACAGATGGAGGTGACATTGTAGATGAGGAAGATgacgaagatgatggagatgaagatgcGATGAATGTTGGCGTTGGGCTTGGAGCTGTAGCAGACATTATATATACTAGGGGTGTTGTTCTCAATGATGGCGTAGAACAAATGTTGGGTGTGGTTCTAACCATTGAAGATGGATACATAGGGTCGCATTTTGTGCATCGCCTCACACCCACGAACATCACAAGCAAGCTAATG AAAATCCCCAAGAAATTTTTTCAACAACTTAATCTGGCTTCACAAGGTGTCGTTGGCATTTGTATGGGCGTAGGAGATGTCGTGCCGGTTGGACATCACACGGATTGTGATGGACAGATGGTCTTTGACGAAGAATGGGGTGTTTTTGCAAGCGTGCACCAACTCCAAGTGGGCGAAGCTGTTGTGTTCAACTTCAAGCAGAGCAGTGCACAGGGCATCAACATAGCATGCATCATGAATGGCTTGAGGCTGGCAGAAGCATAA
- the LOC123443946 gene encoding uncharacterized protein LOC123443946 isoform X1 has product MMGGKAEFLAFFGLSEVPTIRFFGSKIIQGEEISDEQFIRCFMIVVLSIVLCATSNTKPSTKYMGSLIDVKKIRYLNWCKFTHMWLLQSIRKYQKEKTKHNRLSLTLGGCIYQLVVRFLDFTDFGAIQVPSVMQRICVWKGSMVKNFTDMFIDENGMYTPNKIKDESETCYAQESFSWASTTKNSNLRAAIDRTVGNFITEKVKEDIFASFQFYMRDENVSTRMKAKNLLLKTLQLVTAATDDSQKTEKLESSDNNHNSADEFHWSGSTMKVNSDGVCVEDEAVNRKSKRVKQVSEQSVASIECDQKKHDQDEFQGNKGECFDVIGSSKSEDKYNQGNIGNEESQGNKKGGQNETQEVTLEGKIKQTRAATTSSFMYLLEAENTVVFPHIHAEDCGKQNAASFDGFTS; this is encoded by the exons ATGATGGGGGGGAAAGCAGAGTTCCTTGCATTTTTTGGTCTATCAGAAGTGCCAACAATAAGATTTTTTGGTAGCAAGATTATACAAGGAGAAGAGATATCTGACGAGCAGTTTATTCGTTGTTTCATGATAGTTGTGTTGTCAATAGTGTTGTGTGCTACCTCCAACACAAAGCCAAGCACCAAGTACATGGGATCGTTAATAGATGTGAAGAAAATCAGATACCTCAATTGGTGCAAGTTCACTCACATGTGGTTGTTGCAATCTATTAGGAAATACCAAAAAGAGAAGACAAAGCACAATCGTTTGTCACTTACACTAGGCGGCTGCATATACCAACTAGTG GTCCGTTTCCTTGACTTCACCGATTTTGGAGCAATACAAGTACCATCAGTCATGCAAAGGATATGTGTATGGAAAGGCAGCATGGTCAAAAATTTCACTGATATGTTCATAGACGAAAATGGCATGTACACACCAAATAAA ATAAAAGATGAATCTGAAACATGCTATGCTCAAGAATCATTCAGTTGGGCGAGCACAACAAAAAACTCAAACTTAAGGGCTGCCATTGACAGAACAGTTGGCAATTTCATTACCGAGAAG GTCAAAGAAGACATTTTTGCGTCATTCCAGTTCTATATGAGGGATGAAAACGTCAGCACTCGTATGAAAGCAAAGAATTTGCTTTTGAAGACACTTCAATTAGTTACAGCAGCAACTGATGATTCACAAAAAACTGAAAAACTGGAGTCATCTGACAACAACCACAATTCAGCGGACGAGTTTCACTGGTCAGGATCTACCATGAAAGTAAACTCAGATGGGGTGTGTGTTGAAGATGAGG CTGTAAATCGTAAGAGTAAGAGGGTGAAACAAGTCAGTGAACAATCAGTTGCATCAATTGAATGTGACCAAAAAAAACATGACCAAGACGAATTCCAAGGCAACAAAGGAGAATGTTTTGATGTTATTGGGAGTTCAAAGTCAGAAGATAAATAT AATCAAGGTAATATTGGTAATGAAGAAAGTCAAGGTAACAAGAAAGGAGGGCAAAATGAGACACAAGAAGTAACACTAGAAGGCAAAATCAAGCAAACAAGAGCAGCAACCACTTCTAGTTTTATGTACTTGTTGGAAGCAGAAAACACAGTAGTGTTTCCTCATATTCATGCTGaagattgtggaaaacaaaatgcAGCAAGTTTTGACGGTTTCACGAGCTAA
- the LOC123443945 gene encoding uncharacterized protein LOC123443945 isoform X1, translated as MVCRVCHSCCEIDNEDRFAIFIHDGPGDLVNIPCTPRNKFNEISGMKFKAHSRSLATDHGVPQKNTDGGDIVDEEDDEDDGDEDAMNVGVGLGAVADIIYTRGVVLNDGVEQMLGVVLTIEDGYIGSHFVHRLTPTNITSKLMKIPKKFFQQLNLASQGVVGICMGVGDVVPVGHHTDCDGQMVFDEEWGVFASVHQLQVGEAVVFNFKQSSAQGINIACIMNGLRLAEA; from the exons ATGGTGTGTCGAGTGTGTCATTCTTGTTGTGAGATTGACAATGAGGATAGGTTTGCCATTTTCATTCACGATGGGCCTGGTGATTTAGTG AACATACCATGCACTCCAAGGAACAAGTTCAACGAGATAAGCGGCATGAAGTTCAAAGCACATAGCCGCAG CCTTGCAACAGATCATGGGGTGCCACAAAAGAACACAGATGGAGGTGACATTGTAGATGAGGAAGATgacgaagatgatggagatgaagatgcGATGAATGTTGGCGTTGGGCTTGGAGCTGTAGCAGACATTATATATACTAGGGGTGTTGTTCTCAATGATGGCGTAGAACAAATGTTGGGTGTGGTTCTAACCATTGAAGATGGATACATAGGGTCGCATTTTGTGCATCGCCTCACACCCACGAACATCACAAGCAAGCTAATG AAAATCCCCAAGAAATTTTTTCAACAACTTAATCTGGCTTCACAAGGTGTCGTTGGCATTTGTATGGGCGTAGGAGATGTCGTGCCGGTTGGACATCACACGGATTGTGATGGACAGATGGTCTTTGACGAAGAATGGGGTGTTTTTGCAAGCGTGCACCAACTCCAAGTGGGCGAAGCTGTTGTGTTCAACTTCAAGCAGAGCAGTGCACAGGGCATCAACATAGCATGCATCATGAATGGCTTGAGGCTGGCAGAAGCATAA
- the LOC123443946 gene encoding uncharacterized protein LOC123443946 isoform X2 has translation MKLTYAIFSSKVRFLDFTDFGAIQVPSVMQRICVWKGSMVKNFTDMFIDENGMYTPNKIKDESETCYAQESFSWASTTKNSNLRAAIDRTVGNFITEKVKEDIFASFQFYMRDENVSTRMKAKNLLLKTLQLVTAATDDSQKTEKLESSDNNHNSADEFHWSGSTMKVNSDGVCVEDEAVNRKSKRVKQVSEQSVASIECDQKKHDQDEFQGNKGECFDVIGSSKSEDKYNQGNIGNEESQGNKKGGQNETQEVTLEGKIKQTRAATTSSFMYLLEAENTVVFPHIHAEDCGKQNAASFDGFTS, from the exons ATGAAGTTGACCTATGCTATTTTTTCTTCCAAGGTCCGTTTCCTTGACTTCACCGATTTTGGAGCAATACAAGTACCATCAGTCATGCAAAGGATATGTGTATGGAAAGGCAGCATGGTCAAAAATTTCACTGATATGTTCATAGACGAAAATGGCATGTACACACCAAATAAA ATAAAAGATGAATCTGAAACATGCTATGCTCAAGAATCATTCAGTTGGGCGAGCACAACAAAAAACTCAAACTTAAGGGCTGCCATTGACAGAACAGTTGGCAATTTCATTACCGAGAAG GTCAAAGAAGACATTTTTGCGTCATTCCAGTTCTATATGAGGGATGAAAACGTCAGCACTCGTATGAAAGCAAAGAATTTGCTTTTGAAGACACTTCAATTAGTTACAGCAGCAACTGATGATTCACAAAAAACTGAAAAACTGGAGTCATCTGACAACAACCACAATTCAGCGGACGAGTTTCACTGGTCAGGATCTACCATGAAAGTAAACTCAGATGGGGTGTGTGTTGAAGATGAGG CTGTAAATCGTAAGAGTAAGAGGGTGAAACAAGTCAGTGAACAATCAGTTGCATCAATTGAATGTGACCAAAAAAAACATGACCAAGACGAATTCCAAGGCAACAAAGGAGAATGTTTTGATGTTATTGGGAGTTCAAAGTCAGAAGATAAATAT AATCAAGGTAATATTGGTAATGAAGAAAGTCAAGGTAACAAGAAAGGAGGGCAAAATGAGACACAAGAAGTAACACTAGAAGGCAAAATCAAGCAAACAAGAGCAGCAACCACTTCTAGTTTTATGTACTTGTTGGAAGCAGAAAACACAGTAGTGTTTCCTCATATTCATGCTGaagattgtggaaaacaaaatgcAGCAAGTTTTGACGGTTTCACGAGCTAA